One stretch of Hevea brasiliensis isolate MT/VB/25A 57/8 chromosome 12, ASM3005281v1, whole genome shotgun sequence DNA includes these proteins:
- the LOC131171175 gene encoding disease resistance protein RPS6-like — MHDLIQEMGQNIARRKMARHEVFNGMKKVEGIFSDMSELGKIHLGHGAFPQMHNLRLLKCYRPQNWSENKIIGSTSESSEPSHLLHLSNKLSLLHWDEYPYKSLPSNFLMENLVEINMQGSKVEQLWNGRKCPQQLKRLNLSESVHLRRLPNLSSATELEWISLQGCESLIIHCPMCRRDVEETPADFEVPVVPKEGDCFYFACECRFKIPTRETYDNERSGRPSVSFLLQATLSL; from the exons ATGCATGATTTGATACAGGAAATGGGTCAAAACATTGCTCGGCGTAAAATGGCAAGACATGAAGTTTTTAAT GGAATGAAAAAAGTTGAAGGCATTTTCTCGGACATGTCTGAATTAGGAAAGATACACTTGGGTCATGGAGCCTTTCCACAGATGCATAACTTAAGATTGCTCAAATGTTATAGGCCTCAGAATTGGTCAGAAAACAAAATTATAGGCTCTACATCTGAATCTAGTGAACCAAGTCATCTTCTGCATCTCTCCAATAAGTTGAGTTTACTTCATTGGGATGAATACCCTTACAAATCTTTACCATCTAATTTTTTAATGGAGAACCTTGTTGAAATCAACATGCAAGGCAGCAAAGTTGAACAACTTTGGAATGGACGTAAG TGTCCTCAACAATTAAAACGGCTCAATCTTTCTGAATCCGTGCACCTGAGGAGGCTCCCAAATCTCTCTTCAGCAACTGAGCTGGAGTGGATAAGTCTGCAGGGATGTGAGAGTTT GATCATACATTGTCCCATGTGCAGGAGAGATGTAGAAGAAACTCCAGCAG ATTTTGAGGTTCCTGTTGTTCCCAAGGAAGGTGATTGTTTCTACTTTGCATGTGAATGCCGTTTCAAAATTCCTACGAGAGAAACATATGACAATGAAAGGTCTGGCAG ACCATCTGTTTCTTTTCTACTACAAGCCACGTTATCTTTGTAA
- the LOC131171177 gene encoding disease resistance protein RPV1-like, with protein sequence MASASSSIIPSKITYDVFLSFRGSDTRSNFTSHIYAALCRKHITTFIDDNSLDRGEEIKETLLKAIGESKIYVIIFSENYASSHWCLDELVKIMECMKTMGRKVLPVFYHVDPSDVRKQTGKLGEAFGKVKQQFKESIDRVERWSTALTEAANLSGWDSSNYRLESELSERIVNQIAKKLCPIFFSTSTDLVGIDSHIEQILSLLSIGTVDVRFVGIWGMGGIGKTTIAEALICQIFDQFDDFCFLRNIREKSKKHELVHLRKCLFSELLQDENLSIEMLHVIPTFAMERLIRKRVVVVLDDVNDSDQLTALVGNHGWFGPGSRIIITSRDKEVLNGKVDEIYKVEGLRHSEACQLFSLKAFKQKYPPKDFMELSERVVDYTKGLPLALHVLGSHLCGRFPAEWKSALSKLNQFPDSNIQKILKISYDELDPVEKDIFLDIACFFKGNERNWVEDILNGSGFPAGWEY encoded by the exons ATGGCTTCTGCTTCATCTTCCATCATCCCCTCTAAAATCACCTATGATGTTTTCCTTAGTTTTAGAGGCAGTGATACTCGCTCAAATTTTACCAGTCATATTTATGCTGCGTTGTGTCGGAAACATATCACAACATTCATTGATGATAATAGTCTTGATAGAGGAGAAGAAATCAAAGAAACCCTTCTCAAAGCGATTGGAGAATCCAAGATTTATGTAATAATTTTCTCGGAAAATTATGCTTCCTCTCACTGGTGCCTGGACGAACTCGTCAAGATAATGGAATGCATGAAAACAATGGGGCGAAAGGTTTTGCCCGTTTTCTACCATGTAGATCCTTCTGACGTTAGAAAGCAAACTGGAAAACTTGGAGAAGCATTTGGGAAAGTTAAACAGCAATTCAAGGAGAGCATAGACAGGGTGGAGAGGTGGAGCACTGCTCTGACTGAAGCAGCCAATCTATCTGGATGGGATTCAAGCAATTatag gCTTGAATCAGAATTAAGTGAAAGAATTGTCAACCAAATTGCAAAGAAATTGTGTCCTATCTTCTTTAGCACTTCCACTGATTTGGTAGGGATTGATTCACACATTGAGCAAATTCTGTCATTGTTAAGCATTGGGACGGTTGATGTTCGTTTTGTTGGAATTTGGGGAATGGGCGGTATAGGCAAGACAACCATTGCTGAAGCTCTTATTTGTCAAATATTTGATCAATTTGATGATTTTtgctttttaagaaatattagGGAGAAATCAAAAAAGCACGAATTGGTTCATTTAAGAAAATGTCTTTTTTCTGAACTTTTACAAGATGAAAATCTAAGCATAGAAATGCTCCATGTAATTCCCACTTTTGCTATGGAGAGGCTCATAAGAAAGAGGGTTGTTGTTGTTCTTGATGATGTCAATGATTCAGATCAATTAACTGCTTTAGTTGGAAATCATGGATGGTTTGGCCCAGGAAGTAGAATCATTATAACTAGTAGAGATAAAGAAGTGCTTAATGGTAAGGTTGATGAAATATACAAGGTTGAGGGACTAAGGCATAGTGAAGCTTGTCAACTATTTAGTTTGAAAGCCTTCAAACAAAAGTATCCTCCGAAGGATTTTATGGAGTTGTCAGAAAGGGTGGTAGATTATACCAAAGGTCTTCCATTGGCTCTTCATGTGTTGGGTTCCCATCTATGTGGAAGGTTTCCAGCAGAATGGAAAAGTGCATTGagcaaattaaatcaatttcctGACTCCAATATTCAAAAAATCTTAAAAATCAGTTATGATGAGCTAGATCCAGTGGAAAAGGATATATTTCTCGACATTGCATGTTTCTTCAAgggaaatgaaagaaattgggtagAAGACATACTAAATGGCTCTGGTTTTCCTGCTGGCTGGGAATACTGA